In Phosphitispora fastidiosa, the following are encoded in one genomic region:
- a CDS encoding TIGR03936 family radical SAM-associated protein codes for MPRVRMEFSKGDQVRFLSHLDIVKAFERAIRRAGIPIAFSEGFNPHPKMNFASALAVGVTSDREYIDIELRETMAAGEVMSGISGVLPAGIKISGAMVVPDNSPALMAIVNRADYRIIVPLKVPLVTESLTEGIARYMNSSEVMIMKLTKKGFQPRNIRPGIKKLAGAVIEDKINFSILTVTGSEGNVRPEEVVRTLADYLDNEFDADLPQINRAGLYTEHDGRLLTPMDMGSIDGDKEGKVKGGGDSFA; via the coding sequence ATGCCCCGGGTTAGAATGGAGTTTTCCAAAGGAGACCAGGTCAGATTTTTATCTCACCTTGATATTGTGAAGGCATTTGAGAGGGCAATTCGCCGGGCTGGAATTCCTATTGCTTTTTCAGAGGGTTTTAATCCTCACCCCAAAATGAATTTTGCTTCTGCGCTGGCAGTAGGAGTAACCAGTGACAGGGAGTATATTGATATCGAACTCAGGGAGACGATGGCTGCAGGTGAAGTCATGTCAGGAATTTCCGGGGTCCTCCCGGCAGGAATTAAAATATCAGGAGCTATGGTCGTGCCTGATAATTCCCCTGCCCTGATGGCAATTGTGAACCGGGCGGATTACAGGATTATTGTACCGCTGAAAGTTCCTCTTGTTACAGAGTCCCTCACAGAAGGGATAGCCCGATATATGAATTCTTCCGAAGTGATGATAATGAAACTGACGAAGAAAGGTTTCCAGCCCCGGAATATTCGGCCGGGAATAAAGAAGCTTGCTGGAGCAGTTATTGAGGACAAAATTAACTTTTCAATTCTGACTGTCACCGGAAGTGAGGGTAATGTCCGTCCCGAAGAGGTGGTTCGGACTCTTGCGGATTACCTGGACAACGAATTCGATGCCGACCTGCCCCAGATTAACCGGGCCGGACTCTATACGGAACATGATGGCAGGCTGCTGACTCCCATGGACATGGGCAGCATAGATGGAGATAAAGAGGGCAAGGTTAAAGGAGGAGGTGACAGCTTTGCTTAA